A part of Streptomyces sp. DSM 40750 genomic DNA contains:
- a CDS encoding MarR family winged helix-turn-helix transcriptional regulator yields MTATSDPVDAWMQAWRTELPEVVFPSSELSKRIMFLSAALDRVTRRDLTELGLTVAEFDVLVTLRRAGEPYRMKPNQLARSLMLSTGGTTNVTHRLVARGAVEREGDPADARSTWIRLTPDGIALAERAVLAMSAEHDAFFEGVPAEIVDAATAALRDLITACPGLLPRGSAARDARAQGRV; encoded by the coding sequence GTGACAGCGACATCAGATCCCGTGGACGCGTGGATGCAGGCGTGGCGTACGGAGCTGCCCGAGGTCGTGTTTCCCTCGTCGGAGCTGAGCAAGCGGATCATGTTCCTCTCCGCGGCCCTGGACCGCGTGACGCGGCGCGATCTGACTGAACTCGGGCTGACGGTCGCTGAGTTCGACGTGCTGGTGACGTTGCGCAGAGCCGGTGAGCCGTACCGAATGAAGCCGAACCAGTTGGCCCGCTCCCTGATGCTTTCCACCGGCGGTACCACCAACGTCACCCACCGTCTGGTGGCCCGCGGCGCCGTTGAGCGGGAGGGCGACCCGGCTGACGCCCGAAGTACCTGGATACGGCTGACGCCGGATGGCATCGCGCTCGCCGAGCGCGCGGTCCTCGCCATGTCGGCCGAGCATGACGCCTTCTTCGAGGGTGTGCCGGCAGAAATCGTCGATGCCGCGACCGCCGCACTTCGGGACCTCATCACCGCCTGCCCGGGCCTGCTCCCCCGTGGCTCCGCGGCGCGGGACGCCCGAGCCCAGGGCCGAGTCTGA
- a CDS encoding (2Fe-2S)-binding protein, with translation MSTELPDSVVFPSAEPSSAPTRRTFIATTTVVGGAALAGGLVAGPPALGIEEAAAVEAPPGSRVSLTVNGVRRTVTVDNRTSLLDLLREHLDLTGSKKGCNAGACGACTVLVDGRRVNSCLTLAVRLEGAEVTTIEGLEKGERLHPLQQAFIDQDAYQCGFCTPGQIVSGAACIQEGHTGSAEEIREWMSGNLCRCGCYVKIVRAVEQTARGK, from the coding sequence ATGTCCACCGAACTTCCCGACTCAGTTGTATTCCCATCCGCCGAGCCCTCCTCGGCGCCGACCCGACGTACCTTCATCGCGACGACCACTGTCGTCGGAGGGGCTGCCCTGGCCGGCGGCCTGGTCGCGGGGCCGCCCGCCCTCGGTATCGAGGAAGCGGCGGCCGTCGAGGCACCGCCCGGCAGTCGCGTTTCCCTGACGGTCAACGGCGTCCGGCGCACCGTCACGGTCGACAACCGCACCTCGCTGCTGGACCTGCTGCGCGAGCACCTGGACCTGACTGGTTCCAAGAAGGGCTGCAACGCCGGTGCCTGCGGCGCCTGTACCGTCCTGGTCGACGGACGCCGGGTCAATTCCTGTCTGACGCTGGCGGTGCGGCTGGAGGGCGCCGAGGTCACCACGATCGAGGGCCTGGAGAAGGGTGAGCGGCTCCACCCACTGCAGCAGGCGTTCATCGACCAGGACGCCTACCAGTGCGGCTTCTGCACCCCCGGCCAGATCGTGTCCGGTGCCGCGTGCATCCAGGAGGGCCACACCGGCTCCGCCGAGGAGATCCGGGAGTGGATGAGCGGCAACCTCTGCCGCTGCGGCTGCTACGTCAAGATCGTGCGCGCGGTCGAGCAGACCGCCCGCGGGAAATGA
- a CDS encoding metal ABC transporter ATP-binding protein has protein sequence MSTPAIHVDQATVRYGDVVALDRVTLSLAAGRVCGLVGMNGSGKSTLFKTIMGSLKPDSGTVRVNGGPPARARKSGAIGYVPQSEDVDWAFPLSVRDVVLTGRYGHMGFTRRPRRADHEAVDHALERVQLTDLADRQIGRLSGGQRKRAFVARGIAQGAGILLLDEPFAGVDKGSEATITRLLRELARDGSAVLVSTHDLHALPRLADEAVLLMRTVLVHGSPDEVLRPDNLARAFGLDVLRREETV, from the coding sequence ATGAGCACGCCGGCGATCCACGTCGACCAGGCCACGGTCCGTTACGGCGACGTCGTCGCACTCGACCGTGTCACTCTGTCGCTGGCCGCCGGACGGGTGTGCGGGCTCGTGGGGATGAACGGCTCGGGCAAGTCGACACTGTTCAAGACCATCATGGGTTCCCTGAAGCCGGACAGCGGCACAGTGCGCGTCAACGGCGGCCCGCCCGCACGGGCACGCAAGTCCGGAGCGATCGGCTACGTACCCCAGAGCGAGGACGTGGACTGGGCGTTCCCGTTGTCGGTACGGGACGTCGTGTTGACCGGCCGCTACGGACACATGGGCTTCACCCGGCGCCCGCGTCGCGCCGACCACGAGGCTGTGGACCACGCCCTGGAGCGAGTACAGCTCACCGACCTCGCCGACCGCCAGATCGGGCGGCTCTCCGGCGGCCAGCGCAAACGCGCGTTCGTCGCCCGCGGAATCGCCCAGGGGGCCGGCATCCTGCTGCTGGACGAGCCCTTCGCCGGTGTGGACAAGGGCTCGGAGGCCACCATCACCCGTCTGCTGCGCGAACTGGCCCGCGACGGGTCCGCCGTCCTGGTGTCCACCCACGACCTGCACGCTCTTCCCCGCCTCGCCGACGAGGCGGTCCTGCTCATGCGCACGGTCCTCGTGCACGGCTCACCGGACGAGGTCCTCCGGCCCGACAACCTCGCGCGGGCGTTCGGTCTGGACGTGCTTCGGCGAGAGGAGACGGTGTGA
- a CDS encoding metal ABC transporter permease, translating into MTFYEFLLEPLTYSFMVRALAATLVAAVVCAVLSCWLVLIGWSLMGDAVSHAVLPGVVLAYILGVPFALGALVFGVLAVALIGVVRDTSRVKEDAAIGIVFTTLFALGLVLISVTPSQTDLNHIIFGSLLGVDSADLIQIAALGAVTLAVLILKRRDFTLYAFDPTHAQAIGLSPRLLGAALLGLLAFTCVVALQVAGVILVVAMLVIPGATAYLLTDRFQRMLLIAPVFSTAAAVTGLYLSYYLDTASGGMIVLVQGTAFALVYLFAPRHGLIGNRIIGRRRRHQQAHT; encoded by the coding sequence GTGACCTTCTACGAGTTCCTCCTGGAACCCCTCACGTACAGCTTCATGGTCCGGGCCCTCGCGGCCACGCTCGTCGCGGCCGTGGTCTGCGCGGTGCTGTCCTGCTGGCTGGTACTCATCGGCTGGTCGCTCATGGGCGACGCCGTCTCCCACGCCGTGCTGCCCGGCGTGGTGCTGGCCTACATCCTCGGTGTGCCGTTCGCGTTGGGCGCACTCGTCTTCGGCGTGCTGGCCGTCGCGCTCATCGGTGTGGTCCGGGACACCAGCCGGGTCAAGGAGGACGCGGCGATCGGCATCGTGTTCACCACCCTGTTCGCGCTCGGTCTCGTGCTGATCTCGGTCACCCCCAGCCAGACGGACCTCAACCACATCATCTTCGGCAGCCTGCTCGGCGTCGACAGCGCCGACCTGATCCAGATCGCCGCCCTCGGCGCGGTCACCCTCGCCGTGCTGATCCTCAAACGCCGCGACTTCACCCTCTACGCCTTCGACCCGACCCATGCGCAGGCCATCGGCCTGTCCCCTCGTCTGCTCGGCGCGGCCCTGCTCGGACTGCTCGCCTTCACCTGCGTCGTGGCTCTCCAGGTCGCCGGTGTCATCCTGGTCGTGGCCATGCTGGTCATCCCAGGCGCGACCGCCTACCTGCTGACCGACCGATTCCAGCGCATGCTGCTGATCGCACCGGTCTTCTCCACTGCCGCGGCCGTCACCGGCCTGTACCTGAGTTACTACCTCGACACCGCCTCCGGCGGCATGATCGTCCTGGTCCAGGGCACCGCGTTCGCCCTCGTGTACCTCTTCGCCCCGCGCCACGGACTCATCGGCAACCGGATCATCGGACGCCGACGCCGACATCAGCAGGCACACACGTGA
- a CDS encoding FAD binding domain-containing protein has protein sequence MHPFTYTKVSDTRGALDAGRRGGRYIAGGTTLVDLMRETVERPGTLVDISTLPLHEVTATERGGLRIGALVRMAEAAAHPKVRTLYPVISEALELSASPQLRNMATIGGNIMQRTRCTYFRDVTAACNKRDPGSGCAARDGFNRTHAILGTSESCVATHPSDAAVAFAALEASVRLLGPDGGRTVPFADFLLRPGSTPNNEQALRKGELITAVEIPAHARPLKSGYLKVRDRQSYEFALTSAAVALHIRGGVIREAKVAAGGVGTVPWKLTAVEQRLIGERPSKALWAEAAERAADGASPLQHNRFKVELLKRTVERQLRAVGGTK, from the coding sequence ATGCATCCCTTCACCTACACCAAGGTCTCCGACACCCGTGGGGCACTCGACGCCGGCCGACGCGGCGGCCGCTACATCGCGGGCGGCACCACCCTTGTGGACCTGATGCGCGAGACCGTCGAACGCCCCGGCACGCTGGTCGACATCAGCACCCTGCCCTTGCACGAGGTGACGGCCACCGAACGCGGCGGCCTGCGGATCGGCGCGCTGGTACGGATGGCCGAGGCCGCCGCCCACCCCAAGGTACGCACCCTGTATCCCGTCATTTCCGAGGCACTGGAGCTGAGCGCGTCGCCCCAACTGCGGAACATGGCCACGATCGGCGGCAACATCATGCAGCGCACCCGGTGCACGTACTTCCGTGACGTGACCGCCGCCTGCAACAAGCGCGATCCGGGCTCCGGCTGTGCGGCCCGCGACGGATTCAACCGCACCCACGCGATCCTCGGCACGTCCGAGTCCTGCGTGGCCACGCACCCCTCCGATGCCGCCGTGGCCTTCGCGGCGCTGGAGGCGAGCGTGCGCCTGCTGGGCCCGGACGGCGGGCGCACCGTCCCGTTCGCCGACTTCCTGCTGCGGCCCGGCAGCACCCCGAACAACGAACAGGCCCTGCGGAAGGGTGAGTTGATCACCGCCGTGGAAATCCCGGCCCACGCGCGCCCGCTCAAATCCGGCTATCTGAAGGTGCGAGACCGGCAGTCGTACGAATTCGCCCTCACCTCGGCGGCCGTCGCACTGCACATCCGCGGTGGCGTGATCCGCGAGGCGAAGGTGGCCGCCGGAGGCGTGGGCACCGTGCCCTGGAAGCTGACCGCTGTCGAACAGCGGCTCATCGGTGAGCGGCCCTCGAAGGCCCTGTGGGCCGAGGCGGCCGAGCGGGCGGCGGACGGGGCCAGCCCCCTTCAGCACAACCGCTTCAAGGTCGAGTTGCTCAAACGCACCGTCGAACGGCAACTGCGCGCCGTAGGAGGCACCAAGTGA
- a CDS encoding XdhC family protein, which translates to MLDIAQELRPWLDGGREFAVATVVGVSGSAPRGLGAAMAVDREGTVIGSVSGGCVEGAVYDLCRQAIEDGRSIVERFGYSDEDAFAVGLTCGGIIDILVTPVTADTPVRAVFRSALTGAVRDEPAALTQVVRGPAELLGKSLLVRPDGTYEGSHGDDHATLDRTAAARAHALLEAGRTGTVEISASAARWGSPRTESGRGSHCPGGLTLLVAVNTPPPRMIVFGAIDFAAALVRVGKFLGYHVTVCDARPVFATRARFPDADDIVVDWPHRYLQRTPTDARTVLCVLTHDAKFDVPLLQEALRMPVAYVGAMGSRRTHTDRERRLREAGLDEQELARLRSPIGLDLGARTPEGTALSIAAEIIAIRDGGTGVPLTDAQMPIHRDAGQPAVLRTVLGVA; encoded by the coding sequence GTGCTTGACATCGCCCAAGAGTTGAGACCGTGGCTCGATGGCGGCCGGGAGTTCGCCGTGGCCACCGTTGTCGGCGTCAGCGGCAGCGCGCCACGCGGACTCGGGGCGGCCATGGCGGTCGACCGCGAAGGCACCGTCATCGGATCGGTCTCCGGCGGTTGTGTGGAAGGAGCCGTTTATGACCTTTGCAGGCAAGCGATCGAAGACGGCAGGTCGATAGTCGAACGGTTCGGCTACAGCGACGAGGATGCCTTCGCCGTCGGCCTCACCTGCGGCGGGATCATCGACATCCTGGTCACGCCGGTCACCGCCGACACGCCGGTCAGGGCGGTGTTCCGGTCCGCCCTGACCGGTGCTGTCCGCGACGAACCGGCAGCCCTCACACAGGTGGTCCGCGGCCCGGCCGAGCTCCTGGGCAAGAGCCTGCTCGTTCGTCCCGACGGCACGTATGAGGGATCGCACGGAGACGACCACGCCACGCTGGACCGGACCGCGGCCGCCCGGGCGCACGCCCTGCTGGAAGCCGGCCGCACCGGCACGGTCGAGATCTCCGCGAGCGCAGCGAGATGGGGGTCCCCCCGGACGGAGTCCGGAAGAGGATCCCACTGCCCCGGCGGCCTCACGCTGCTCGTCGCGGTGAACACGCCTCCTCCCCGCATGATCGTGTTCGGGGCGATCGACTTCGCGGCGGCACTGGTCCGGGTCGGCAAGTTCCTCGGCTACCACGTCACCGTGTGCGACGCCCGCCCCGTCTTCGCCACCCGGGCCCGCTTCCCGGACGCCGACGACATCGTCGTCGACTGGCCTCACCGCTACCTCCAGCGCACACCGACCGACGCACGCACCGTCCTGTGCGTCCTCACCCACGACGCCAAGTTCGACGTGCCTCTGCTGCAGGAGGCCCTGCGGATGCCGGTCGCCTACGTCGGCGCCATGGGCTCGCGCCGCACCCACACCGACCGCGAGCGCAGGTTGCGCGAAGCCGGCCTGGACGAGCAGGAGTTGGCCCGGCTCAGGTCACCGATCGGCCTCGACCTCGGCGCCCGCACGCCCGAAGGGACCGCCCTGTCCATCGCGGCGGAGATCATCGCCATCCGAGACGGCGGCACGGGCGTCCCCCTGACCGACGCCCAGATGCCCATCCACCGCGACGCAGGTCAGCCGGCCGTACTGCGGACCGTGCTGGGAGTCGCCTGA
- a CDS encoding amidohydrolase family protein, with protein sequence MSKGRILIRNGHVIDTEPQPVAHAHTDVLIEGGKITAVGRNLRSKGAMVIDATDRIVLPGFVDTHRHVWHSALRSAAIDIDLGAYFRLLGQVGPKFRPQDVRIATLAGALECLDAGITTQLDFAHIAYSPELANAAVDALKEAGLRAVFAYGTPVNVTAGGKLADVRRIRERLADDNALVTMAYAPLGPLSTPMETVARDWRIADELDLPLTIHLASSPNNEQPIFALREAGLLREKTLYVHANGIGDDELKLIADSGATASATPGDEAGRLRRAGITTGTGIDTVAFAPGDMFSTMRAAHLAGQIAEDPQLTAKDVLRMATLDGAAAMGLADRTGSLRPGKQADVILLRLDDLNMLTAERDPIGAVVTEAQPHNVDTVLVAGKVVKAGGRLVHADLRRTARALRATAAAISGR encoded by the coding sequence ATGTCGAAGGGCCGCATCCTGATCCGCAACGGCCACGTCATCGACACCGAGCCCCAGCCGGTCGCCCATGCCCACACCGACGTCCTGATCGAGGGGGGCAAGATCACCGCCGTCGGGCGCAACCTCCGCTCCAAGGGCGCCATGGTCATCGATGCCACCGACCGCATCGTGCTCCCGGGCTTCGTGGACACCCACCGGCACGTGTGGCACTCGGCGCTGCGCAGCGCGGCCATCGACATCGATCTCGGCGCCTACTTCCGCCTTCTGGGGCAAGTCGGCCCGAAGTTCCGGCCGCAGGACGTGCGCATCGCGACCCTGGCCGGCGCGCTGGAGTGCCTCGACGCCGGCATCACCACCCAACTGGACTTCGCGCACATCGCGTACTCGCCCGAACTGGCGAACGCCGCCGTCGACGCACTGAAGGAGGCGGGGCTGCGCGCGGTCTTCGCCTACGGCACCCCGGTCAACGTCACCGCGGGCGGGAAGCTCGCCGACGTCCGCCGGATCCGCGAGCGTCTGGCCGACGACAACGCGCTCGTCACCATGGCATACGCCCCGCTCGGCCCCCTGTCCACCCCGATGGAGACAGTGGCCAGGGACTGGCGCATAGCCGACGAGCTGGACCTGCCGCTGACGATCCACCTCGCCAGCAGCCCCAACAACGAACAGCCGATTTTCGCCCTGCGCGAGGCCGGCCTGCTCCGCGAGAAGACCCTCTACGTCCACGCCAACGGCATCGGCGACGACGAGCTGAAGCTGATCGCCGACTCGGGCGCCACCGCCTCGGCCACGCCCGGCGACGAGGCCGGCCGCCTACGGCGCGCCGGTATCACCACCGGCACCGGCATCGACACCGTCGCCTTCGCCCCCGGCGACATGTTCTCCACGATGCGGGCAGCACACCTCGCCGGCCAGATCGCCGAAGACCCCCAGCTGACCGCCAAGGACGTCCTGCGGATGGCCACCCTGGACGGCGCCGCCGCGATGGGGCTGGCCGACCGCACCGGCTCACTGCGCCCCGGCAAGCAGGCCGACGTCATCCTGCTCCGCCTGGACGACCTCAACATGCTCACCGCCGAGCGCGACCCCATCGGGGCCGTGGTCACGGAGGCGCAGCCACACAACGTGGACACGGTCCTCGTGGCAGGCAAGGTCGTGAAGGCCGGGGGCCGACTGGTCCACGCCGATCTCCGCCGTACCGCCCGGGCCCTGCGCGCCACCGCGGCCGCGATCAGCGGTCGCTGA
- a CDS encoding xanthine dehydrogenase family protein molybdopterin-binding subunit yields the protein MSQPQAAVGASVPRVDARLRVTGRTKFAGDNSPDGVVHAVIVDSSVGRGRVTGVDARAALAQTGVLKVISHLNAPKLPPRTGWWPPPGALRPFQDDRVRFFGHPVAVVVATTLEVAQHAASLVEVSYDAEPVSTDMGTADSAGDPETYARGDADGALGAAAVKLDLAYRMARNHHNPMEPAGTVARWDGDKLTIWEKTNWVAGAMMTMASEFGMPQDKIRVIAPVVGGGFGSAGRTWVHTVIAALAAREVKRPVKLLLTRRQTYFGVGFRPAYEYGLRLGSDRRGRLSASVHDVRAETSSYETHSEGVLEPGRMLYSTPNVRQEYGHVPLDVNTPTFMRGPGYASGAFPVESAMDELAHELGLDPIELRLRNEPAADESTGLPFSTRRLRDCYRVGAREFGWHRRNPKPRSTRDGDWLIGMGMAAGVYDTERSAAQASVRLDADGTALLQSATSDMGPGTATSMTQVAADALGLTMRQVTFRLGDSLMPPAPVHAASQTMASVGSAVQDGCDKLRKQAITLAVKDEGSPLHGVDPADVVVRGGRLHVKDNPARGETYQRLLARNNRTHLETLGSYAGAPESGKFSFYAYAATFAEVAVDARLGLVRVRRMVGVYDAARIISPRLADSQAIGAMIGGIGQALLEHTVTDHRDGRIVNANLADYLVPTHADIPKDLKAFFIEGEDYEADPIGVKGLGEIVIVGVAPAIANAVFNATGRRIRELPITPEALL from the coding sequence GTGAGCCAGCCACAGGCAGCCGTCGGCGCGTCGGTGCCCCGGGTCGACGCACGGCTGAGGGTCACCGGGCGAACGAAGTTCGCCGGAGACAACAGCCCCGACGGGGTCGTCCACGCGGTCATCGTCGACAGCAGTGTCGGCCGTGGCCGTGTCACCGGCGTCGACGCCCGCGCCGCCCTCGCCCAGACCGGCGTCCTGAAGGTGATCAGCCACCTCAACGCGCCCAAGCTCCCGCCCCGCACGGGGTGGTGGCCGCCGCCCGGGGCGCTGCGCCCCTTCCAGGACGACCGCGTCCGGTTCTTCGGGCATCCCGTCGCGGTCGTGGTGGCGACCACGCTGGAGGTGGCACAGCACGCCGCGAGCCTGGTGGAGGTCTCCTACGACGCCGAGCCGGTCTCGACCGACATGGGCACCGCCGACTCTGCGGGTGATCCCGAGACGTATGCCCGCGGAGACGCGGACGGGGCCTTGGGGGCCGCCGCCGTCAAGCTGGACCTGGCGTACCGGATGGCCCGCAACCACCACAACCCGATGGAACCGGCCGGCACCGTCGCCCGCTGGGACGGTGACAAGCTCACCATCTGGGAGAAGACCAACTGGGTGGCCGGCGCCATGATGACCATGGCCAGTGAGTTCGGCATGCCGCAGGACAAGATCCGCGTCATCGCGCCGGTCGTCGGCGGCGGCTTCGGCAGCGCCGGCCGGACCTGGGTGCACACCGTCATCGCGGCCCTGGCGGCCCGCGAGGTGAAGCGCCCCGTGAAACTCCTGCTCACCCGCCGGCAGACGTACTTCGGCGTGGGATTCCGGCCCGCATACGAGTACGGACTGCGGCTGGGCAGCGACCGGCGGGGCCGCCTGAGCGCGTCGGTGCACGACGTCCGCGCCGAGACCTCCAGCTACGAAACGCACAGCGAAGGCGTTCTCGAACCCGGCCGGATGCTCTACAGCACGCCCAACGTCCGCCAGGAGTACGGGCACGTACCGCTGGACGTGAACACGCCGACGTTCATGCGCGGCCCCGGCTACGCCAGCGGCGCCTTCCCCGTCGAGTCGGCGATGGACGAACTCGCCCACGAACTGGGCCTGGACCCGATCGAGCTGCGGCTGCGCAACGAGCCCGCCGCCGACGAGTCCACCGGGCTGCCGTTCTCCACCCGCCGCCTGCGCGACTGCTACCGCGTGGGCGCCCGCGAGTTCGGCTGGCACCGGCGCAACCCCAAGCCGCGCTCGACGCGCGACGGTGACTGGCTCATCGGTATGGGGATGGCTGCCGGTGTCTACGACACCGAGCGCAGCGCGGCCCAGGCCTCGGTCCGGCTCGACGCCGACGGCACCGCCCTGCTGCAGTCCGCCACCAGCGACATGGGCCCCGGCACGGCCACGTCCATGACCCAGGTCGCCGCCGACGCCCTCGGCCTGACCATGCGCCAGGTGACCTTCCGGCTCGGCGACTCCCTCATGCCCCCGGCCCCCGTCCACGCCGCCTCGCAGACCATGGCCAGTGTCGGCTCCGCCGTCCAGGACGGCTGCGACAAACTGCGCAAGCAGGCCATCACCCTGGCGGTGAAGGACGAAGGATCACCGCTGCACGGCGTCGACCCCGCCGACGTCGTGGTACGCGGCGGCCGGCTGCACGTCAAGGACAACCCCGCGCGCGGGGAGACCTACCAGCGGCTCTTGGCCCGCAACAACCGCACCCACCTCGAAACGCTCGGCTCGTACGCCGGGGCGCCCGAATCGGGGAAGTTCTCCTTCTACGCCTACGCCGCGACCTTCGCGGAAGTAGCCGTCGACGCCCGCCTCGGCCTGGTAAGGGTCCGGCGCATGGTCGGTGTGTACGACGCCGCCCGGATCATCAGCCCGAGACTCGCCGACAGCCAGGCCATCGGGGCCATGATCGGCGGCATCGGCCAGGCCCTGCTGGAGCACACGGTCACCGACCACCGCGACGGCCGGATCGTCAACGCCAACCTCGCCGACTACCTCGTGCCGACCCACGCCGACATTCCCAAGGACCTGAAGGCGTTCTTCATCGAGGGGGAGGACTACGAGGCCGACCCGATCGGCGTCAAGGGACTCGGTGAGATCGTCATCGTCGGAGTGGCGCCCGCCATCGCCAACGCGGTCTTCAACGCCACCGGCCGCCGGATCCGCGAACTGCCCATCACCCCCGAAGCCCTGCTCTGA
- a CDS encoding nuclear transport factor 2 family protein, with protein MKSRTLSRRVTVLGVGVLTTAALTVGATAFAGTGTPAKSSAAVASPASQAAKEARNKRVALAFVDLALNKKQPKKAADLYLRDPYIQHNPQITNGKKAFVTWATNFIKAVPDVKVDFKRVLADGDLVVIHSRLTTSATDRGTAVADIVRFKNGKIVEHWDVLQAVPETSANGNTMF; from the coding sequence ATGAAGTCCCGCACTCTCAGCCGCCGTGTCACCGTTCTCGGCGTCGGTGTCCTCACCACAGCCGCACTGACCGTGGGCGCCACAGCCTTCGCCGGTACCGGGACCCCCGCGAAGTCGTCCGCCGCGGTGGCCTCGCCGGCCTCCCAGGCCGCCAAGGAAGCGCGCAACAAGCGGGTCGCGCTCGCCTTCGTGGACCTGGCCCTCAACAAGAAGCAGCCGAAGAAGGCCGCCGACCTTTACTTGCGGGACCCCTACATTCAGCACAACCCCCAGATCACCAACGGCAAGAAGGCGTTCGTCACCTGGGCGACGAACTTCATCAAGGCGGTACCGGACGTGAAGGTGGACTTCAAGCGGGTCCTCGCCGACGGCGACCTTGTGGTGATCCACAGCCGGTTGACCACCTCGGCGACGGATCGTGGCACCGCGGTTGCCGACATCGTCCGGTTCAAGAACGGCAAGATCGTCGAGCACTGGGACGTCCTCCAGGCGGTGCCCGAGACCTCGGCCAACGGCAACACCATGTTCTGA
- a CDS encoding VOC family protein, with protein MRVSGLLHYGLQLPDLARGKDFYTDFGLSSAERGNQLVVRCDGRDQDQTVLVEGPDKRLHHVAFAAPVGSLPELQRHLESLGTALQDAPAEGLQGGLWFRDPDGNAVNVREQELAPPRLVIRPKQNLAGDYQRVDEALWLTANTPPRPRRLGHMLLFSSDINRSQEFYERTLGLRLSDKIPGAAVFMNAGPGDHHVFGFVRSSHPGLHHSSWEVGNLDELMVGAQTMADRGHRIGWGLGRHFPGSNLFHYMRDPWGSWIEYFIDMDQITENWQAREWGWDDAKATPERPAVWCPVVPEAFMHNLEPKPE; from the coding sequence ATGCGCGTGAGCGGCCTGCTGCACTACGGCCTGCAATTGCCCGACCTGGCGCGGGGCAAGGACTTCTACACGGACTTCGGCCTCAGTTCGGCCGAGCGCGGCAATCAGTTGGTCGTGCGCTGCGACGGCCGGGACCAGGACCAGACGGTGCTGGTCGAGGGCCCTGACAAACGGCTGCACCACGTTGCTTTCGCCGCGCCGGTCGGCTCGCTGCCCGAGTTGCAGCGTCACCTGGAGTCGCTGGGTACCGCGCTGCAGGACGCTCCGGCCGAGGGTCTTCAGGGTGGTCTGTGGTTCAGGGATCCGGACGGCAACGCGGTGAACGTGCGGGAGCAGGAACTGGCCCCGCCGCGCCTCGTCATACGGCCGAAGCAAAACCTTGCCGGTGACTACCAGCGGGTGGACGAGGCACTCTGGCTGACCGCGAACACCCCGCCGCGCCCGCGCAGGCTGGGTCACATGCTGCTTTTCTCCTCGGACATCAACCGTTCTCAGGAGTTCTACGAGCGCACGCTCGGGCTGCGACTGTCCGACAAGATCCCAGGCGCGGCCGTGTTCATGAACGCGGGACCCGGCGACCACCACGTGTTCGGCTTCGTCCGGAGCAGTCATCCGGGTCTGCATCACTCCAGCTGGGAGGTCGGCAACCTCGACGAGCTGATGGTCGGTGCCCAGACCATGGCGGACAGGGGGCACCGGATCGGCTGGGGGCTGGGACGTCATTTCCCGGGTTCCAACCTCTTCCACTACATGCGTGACCCGTGGGGCAGCTGGATCGAGTACTTCATCGACATGGACCAGATCACCGAGAACTGGCAGGCACGGGAGTGGGGTTGGGACGATGCGAAGGCCACTCCCGAGCGGCCGGCAGTGTGGTGCCCGGTGGTACCGGAGGCGTTCATGCACAATCTCGAACCGAAGCCGGAATGA